A stretch of the Siniperca chuatsi isolate FFG_IHB_CAS linkage group LG24, ASM2008510v1, whole genome shotgun sequence genome encodes the following:
- the prozb gene encoding protein Z, vitamin K-dependent plasma glycoprotein b, protein MAVSIMSACCRASVPSLYLLACFLQVLIQGQVFQAPQTHDVFLRSKRANLFLLEEILQGNLERECYEELCSYEEAREYFEDNDKTIAFWTVYHDGDQCQPNPCLYGGNCTDKVGGFHCSCAAPHYGPVCERREGQQPPTASQTTRAEISECLTEGPTACHQLCTASYNTFTCSCMSGFKLQADRRSCLPNVKFPCGRLPDKFNTTASMCHLGNCPWQVSLLNNRKVELCAGVVLGQRSVLTAARCLFLDSESDLRPSNFYVVTGDKKTIVPVRALYVHDRFRADHHENDLALLELAGPLPFSPTLIHLCLPPKDFSENILMRSGRTGIAERRGAGRTQKLVYMTLDECRSLLTVSHPLSNKMFCMRRQNGPLGNQSRVQRNPNVALGNQSRVQRNPNGPLGNQNRAQRNPNVALGNQNRAQRNPNVALGNQNRAQRNPNVALGNQNRAQRNPNVALGNQSRVQRNPNVALGNQNRDQRRLNEHTVNQNQNQTQNGQNGTENYNSRSSKNHKPSEGNSSSRSEVSGGRCGGVLPGTPVATVQQGTVFLTGLLISSSAGCDGGGLVFTKLSRYLSWIRPRLEAAEDNMTPQVSQDPEYR, encoded by the exons TGTTTCAGGCTCCTCAGACCCACGACGTGTTCCTGCGGTCCAAGCGGGCCAACCTGTTCCTGCTGGAGGAGATCCTGCAGGGGAACCTGGAGCGGGAGTGTTACGAGGAGCTGTGCAGCTACGAGGAGGCCCGCGAGTACTTCGAAGACAACGACAAGACG ATCGCCTTCTGGACCGTTTACCACG ATGGGGACCAGTGTCAGCCCAACCCCTGCCTCTATGGAGGGAACTGCACCGACAAAGTGGGGGGGTTCCACTGCTCCTGCGCTGCCCCCCACTACGGACCGGTCTGCGAACGGCGAGAAGGACAACAGCCGCCCACCGCGTCACAAACCACCAGAGCAG AAATCTCTGAGTGTTTGACTGAAGGCCCAACAGCTTGTCACCAGCTGTGCACGGCATCGTACAACACCTTCACCTGCTCCTGCATGTCGGGATTCAAACTACAGGCCGACCGACGCAGCTGCCTGCCTAACG TGAAGTTTCCTTGTGGACGACTTCCTGACAAGTTCAACACGACTGCCTCAATGTGTCACCTGGGAAACTGTCCCTGGCAG gtGTCCCTGCTGAACAACAGAAAGGTGGAGCTGTGTGCCGGCGTGGTGCTGGGTCAGCGCTCTGTCCTGACCGCCGCCCGCTGCCTCTTCCTGGACTCAGAATCCGACCTCCGACCCTCCAACTTCTACGTGGTCACCG GCGATAAGAAGACGATCGTCCCTGTCCGGGCTTTGTACGTCCACGACCGTTTCCGTGCAGATCACCACGAAAACGACCTCGCCCTCCTCGAGCTGGCCGGCCCCCTGCCCTTTAGCCCCACCCTCATCCACCTCTGCCTGCCCCCCAAGGACTTCAGCGAAAACATCCTGATGCGTTCTGGGAGGACGGGCATCGCCGAGAGACGGGGGGCCGGTCGGACACAGAAGTTGGTCTACATGACGCTGGACGAGTGTCGCAGTCTGCTGACTGTTTCGCATCCGCTCAGCAACAAAATGTTCTGCATGAGGAGGCAGAATGGACCTTTAGGGAACCAAAGCAGAGTCCAGAGGAACCCAAATGTAGCTTTAGGGAACCAAAGCAGAGTCCAGAGGAACCCAAATGGACCCTTAGGGAACCAAAACAGAGCCCAGAGGAACCCAAATGTAGCTTTAGGGAACCAAAACAGAGCCCAGAGGAACCCAAATGTAGCTTTAGGGAACCAAAATAGAGCCCAGAGGAACCCAAATGTAGCTTTAGGGAACCAAAACAGAGCCCAGAGGAACCCAAATGTAGCTTTAGGGAAC CAAAGCAGAGTCCAGAGGAACCCAAATGTAGCTTTAGGGAACCAAAACAGAGACCAGAGGAGGCTGAatgaacatacagtaaaccAGAACCAGAATCAAACCCAAAACGGTCAAAATGGAACAGAAAACTATAACAGCAGGAGTTCAAAGAATCACAAGCCCTCAGAAGGAAACAGCAGCtcgaggtcagaggtcagcggCGGGCGATGTGGCGGTGTGTTGCCGGGGACGCCCGTTGCCACAGTGCAGCAAGGGACGGTGTTTCTGACTGGGCTGCTGATCTCATCATCCGCAGGCTGCGATGGCGGCGGTCTGGTGTTCACCAAACTTTCCCGCTACCTGAGCTGGATCAGACCGAGGCTGGAGGCAGCCGAGGATAACATGACCCCCCAAGTCAGCCAGGATCCTGAGTATCGCTAA
- the pcid2 gene encoding PCI domain-containing protein 2, whose translation MTERTDTGRVCSGLKLHFKRVNQQAAMAHITINQYLQQVYEAIDNHEGSFCAELLSFKHPHVANPRLQLASPEEKCQQLLEPPYDEMVAAHLRCTYAVANHDFVEAYKFQTLVVQSFLRAFQSHKEENWALPVMFAVTLDLRIFANSAEQQLQKKSKGQPGEMLEKAAEQLMSCFRVCASDNRAGIEDSKKWGMMFLSNQLFKIYFKINKLHLCKPLIRAIDSSNLKNDYSPAQKVTYKYYVGRKAMFDSDFKPAEEFLSYAFHHCHRSSQKNKRMILIYLLPVKMLLGHMPTHQLLRKYDLMQFADVTRGVSEGNLLLLNEALSKHETFFIRCGIFLILEKLKIITYRNLFKKVYLLLRTHQLPLDAFLVALKMMQVEDVDIDEVQCILANLIYMGHIKGYISHQHQKLVVSKQNPFPPLSSVS comes from the exons ATGACTGAACGAACTGACACTGGACGGGTTTGTTCTGGATTAAAGCTTCATTTTAAAAG ggTGAACCAGCAGGCAGCCATGGCTCACATCACCATCAACCAGTACCTGCAGCAG GTTTACGAGGCCATCGACAACCACGAGGGCTCGTTCTGCGCCGAGCTGCTCTCCTTCAAACACCCGCATGTGGCCAACCCCCGGCTCCAG ctggCCAGTCCAGAAGAAAAATGTCAGCAGCTTCTGGAGCCGCCGTACGATGAGATGGTCGCGGCTCACCTCAG gtgtACCTACGCGGTGGCCAATCACGACTTTGTTGAAGCCTACAAGTTCCAGACACTCGTCGTCCA GTCCTTCCTGAGGGCCTTCCAGTCCCATAAAGAGGAGAACTG GGCTCTGCCGGTGATGTTCGCCGTCACGCTGGACCTCAGGATATTTGCCAACAGT GcggagcagcagctgcagaagaagagtAAAGGCCAGCCCGGCGAGATGTTGGAGAaagcagctgagcagctgatgAGCTGCTTCAGAGTGTGTGCCAGCGACAA TCGAGCGGGGATCGAGGACTCGAAGAAGTGGGGGATGATGTTTCTGAGCAACCAGCTCTTCAAGATCTACTTCAAG ATCAATAAGCTGCACCTGTGTAAGCCTCTGATCCGAGCCATCGACAGCTCCAACCTGAAGAACGACTACAGTCCGGCTCAGAAAGTCACCTACAAATACTACGTGGGCCGCAAGGCCATGTTCGACAGCGACTTCAAACCAG CGGAGGAGTTTCTGTCTTACGCCTTCCACCACTGTCATCGCTCCAGCCAGAAGAACAAGAGGATGATTCTCATCTACCTGCTGCCCGTCAAGATGCTGCTG GGCCACATGCCGACTCATCAGCTCCTGAGGAAGTACGACCTCATGCAGTTTGCCGACGTCACCAGAGGTGTGAG tgaagggaacctgctgctgctgaacgAAGCCTTGTCCAAACACGAGACCTTCTTCATCCGCTGCGGGATCTTCCTCATCCTGGAGAAGCTGAAGATCATCACCTACAGGAACCTCTTCAAGAAAGT GTATCTGTTGCTGAGGACTCACCAGCTGCCTCTGGACGCCTTCCTGGTGGCTCTGAAGATGATGCAGGTGGAGGATGTCGACATCGACGAGGTGCAGTGTATCCTGGCCAACCTCATCTACAtg GGTCACATCAAAGGTTACATCTCCCATCAGCACCAGAAGCTTGTGGTCAGTAAGCAGAATCcgttccctcctctctcctcagtcTCCTAG
- the tbx19 gene encoding T-box transcription factor TBX19 isoform X2 — protein sequence MKVEGLQEDGESGSVSSADRTAAAVRTSPGSAERCMSRLLSAVESELQAGREKGDPTERELRVTLEDAELWRKFQHITNEMIVTKNGRRMFPVLKVSVSGLDPSSMYSFLLDFVPADGCRWKFVNGEWVAAGRAEGRGEGRGHGGIYIHPDSPNFGAHWMKAAVTFNKVKLTNKVNGGGQIMLNSLHKYEPQLHIVCVGSHHRLVSNVSFKETQFIAVTAYQNEEITALKIKYNPFAKAFLDAKERNPGGRGLPESLESRAGIQPCWSLCSAGGGGAFPYGSSLPLTSHHHHSYKHHGYPGRHAPYPTAYLPHRSHSSVCLSEGVQVLSDGWSSSSPRPASSSSSLSSSTSLPLSNTAPSSQPPPPPPHNSSQYPCLWTVGCSELSPSHSPCAALHGPISSESLTQPTSHGRVGAAGWPPGPTHSF from the exons aTGAAGGTGGAGGGGCTACAGGAGGACGGGGAGTCTGGTTCTGTGTCTTCAGCAGACCGGACCGCCGCCGCTGTCCGTACGAGCCCCGGCTCGGCTGAACGCTGCATGTCCCGGCTGCTGAGCGCGGTGGAGAGCGAGCTGCAGGCCGGCCGGGAGAAGGGCGACCCGACGGAGAGGGAGCTGAGGGTGACGCTGGAGGACGCCGAGCTGTGGAGGAAGTTTCAGCACATCACCAACGAGATGATCGTCACCAAGAACGGACG CCGCATGTTCCCGGTCCTGAAGGTGAGCGTGTCCGGCCTGGACCCCAGCTCCATGTACTCCTTCCTGCTGGACTTCGTGCCGGCCGACGGCTGCCGCTGGAAGTTCGTGAACGGGGAGTGGGTGGCGGCCGGGCGGGCGGAGGGCCGCGGCGAGGGCCGGGGCCACGGAGGCATCTACATCCACCCCGACTCGCCAAACTTCGGAGCTCACTGGATGAAGGCGGCCGTGACCTTCAACAAGGTCAAACTCACCAACAAGGTCAACGGAGGAGGACAG ATCATGCTGAACTCTCTCCACAAGTACGAGCCTCAGCTCCACATCGTGTGCGTCGGCTCTCATCATCGTCTGGTTTCCAACGTTTCCTTCAAAGAAACTCAGTTCATCGCCGTCACGGCCTACCAGAACGAAGAG atCACGGCTCTGAAGATCAAATACAACCCGTTTGCTAAAGCCTTCCTGGACGCCAAAGAGCG GAACCCAGGCGGACGGGGCTTACCGGAGTCACTGGAGAGTCGTGCTGGGATTCAACCCT gctggTCGCTGTGCTCAGCTGGAGGAGGCGGAGCTTTTCCTTACGGCAGCAGCCTCCCGCTGACATCACATCATCACCACAGTTACAAACACCACGGTTACCCCGGGCGACACGCACCTTACCCCACCGCCTACCTGCCGCACCGCTCACACTCCTCag TTTGTCTGTCTGAAGGTGTTCAGGTGTTATCAGATGGATGGAGCAGCTCCTCCCCTCGCCcggcctcctcctcttcctctttgtcctcctccacctcccttcCCCTGAGCAACACTGCTCCTTCCTcgcagcctcctcctcctcctccacacaaCTCCAG CCAGTATCCCTGTCTGTGGACGGTTGGATGCAGTGAGCTAAGCCCCTCCCACTCGCCCTGCGCCGCTCTCCACGGACCAATCAGCAGTGAGAGCCTCACGCAGCCTACCAGTCACGGTCGAGTGGGCGCCGCTGGATGGCCACCTGGTCCCACCCACTCTTTCTGA
- the tbx19 gene encoding T-box transcription factor TBX19 isoform X1, which produces MCLCLCVQMKVEGLQEDGESGSVSSADRTAAAVRTSPGSAERCMSRLLSAVESELQAGREKGDPTERELRVTLEDAELWRKFQHITNEMIVTKNGRRMFPVLKVSVSGLDPSSMYSFLLDFVPADGCRWKFVNGEWVAAGRAEGRGEGRGHGGIYIHPDSPNFGAHWMKAAVTFNKVKLTNKVNGGGQIMLNSLHKYEPQLHIVCVGSHHRLVSNVSFKETQFIAVTAYQNEEITALKIKYNPFAKAFLDAKERNPGGRGLPESLESRAGIQPCWSLCSAGGGGAFPYGSSLPLTSHHHHSYKHHGYPGRHAPYPTAYLPHRSHSSVCLSEGVQVLSDGWSSSSPRPASSSSSLSSSTSLPLSNTAPSSQPPPPPPHNSSQYPCLWTVGCSELSPSHSPCAALHGPISSESLTQPTSHGRVGAAGWPPGPTHSF; this is translated from the exons atgtgtctttgtttgtgtgtccagaTGAAGGTGGAGGGGCTACAGGAGGACGGGGAGTCTGGTTCTGTGTCTTCAGCAGACCGGACCGCCGCCGCTGTCCGTACGAGCCCCGGCTCGGCTGAACGCTGCATGTCCCGGCTGCTGAGCGCGGTGGAGAGCGAGCTGCAGGCCGGCCGGGAGAAGGGCGACCCGACGGAGAGGGAGCTGAGGGTGACGCTGGAGGACGCCGAGCTGTGGAGGAAGTTTCAGCACATCACCAACGAGATGATCGTCACCAAGAACGGACG CCGCATGTTCCCGGTCCTGAAGGTGAGCGTGTCCGGCCTGGACCCCAGCTCCATGTACTCCTTCCTGCTGGACTTCGTGCCGGCCGACGGCTGCCGCTGGAAGTTCGTGAACGGGGAGTGGGTGGCGGCCGGGCGGGCGGAGGGCCGCGGCGAGGGCCGGGGCCACGGAGGCATCTACATCCACCCCGACTCGCCAAACTTCGGAGCTCACTGGATGAAGGCGGCCGTGACCTTCAACAAGGTCAAACTCACCAACAAGGTCAACGGAGGAGGACAG ATCATGCTGAACTCTCTCCACAAGTACGAGCCTCAGCTCCACATCGTGTGCGTCGGCTCTCATCATCGTCTGGTTTCCAACGTTTCCTTCAAAGAAACTCAGTTCATCGCCGTCACGGCCTACCAGAACGAAGAG atCACGGCTCTGAAGATCAAATACAACCCGTTTGCTAAAGCCTTCCTGGACGCCAAAGAGCG GAACCCAGGCGGACGGGGCTTACCGGAGTCACTGGAGAGTCGTGCTGGGATTCAACCCT gctggTCGCTGTGCTCAGCTGGAGGAGGCGGAGCTTTTCCTTACGGCAGCAGCCTCCCGCTGACATCACATCATCACCACAGTTACAAACACCACGGTTACCCCGGGCGACACGCACCTTACCCCACCGCCTACCTGCCGCACCGCTCACACTCCTCag TTTGTCTGTCTGAAGGTGTTCAGGTGTTATCAGATGGATGGAGCAGCTCCTCCCCTCGCCcggcctcctcctcttcctctttgtcctcctccacctcccttcCCCTGAGCAACACTGCTCCTTCCTcgcagcctcctcctcctcctccacacaaCTCCAG CCAGTATCCCTGTCTGTGGACGGTTGGATGCAGTGAGCTAAGCCCCTCCCACTCGCCCTGCGCCGCTCTCCACGGACCAATCAGCAGTGAGAGCCTCACGCAGCCTACCAGTCACGGTCGAGTGGGCGCCGCTGGATGGCCACCTGGTCCCACCCACTCTTTCTGA
- the LOC122871990 gene encoding vesicle transport protein SFT2B-like, with amino-acid sequence MDKLKKVLSGKDDGSADGPGVLERANQASTLTWGTRMKGFVVCFVLGVFCSVLGSCTLWIPGVGLAVFAILYSVGNIFALASTMFLIGPCRQLMTMCAKERALATVVMMVCLVLTLCAAFWWNNNFLALVFCLLQFVAFSWYGLSYIPFARDAIVKFFSLCF; translated from the exons ATGGATAAATTAAAGAAGGTGCTGAGCGGTAAAGATGACGGAAGCGCGGACGGGCCCGGCGTGCTGGAG AGAGCCAATCAGGCGTCGACCCTGACCTGGGGGACGAGGATGAAGGGCTTCGTGGTCTGCTTCGTTCTGGGCGTTTTCTGCTCCGTCCTG GGGAGCTGTACGCTGTGGATCCCAGGTGTTGGTCTTGCTGTGTTTGCTATCCTCTACAGTGTGGGAAACATCTTCGCTCTGGCCAG CACCATGTTCCTGATTGGTCCGTGTAGGCAGCTTATGACCATGTGCGCTAAAGAGAGAGCGTTAGCCACCGTCGTCATGATG gtgtgtCTGGTGTTGACGCTGTGTGCTGCTTTCTGG tggAACAATAACTTCCTCGCTCTGGTGTTCTGTCTCCTCCAGTTTGTGGCATTCAGCTg GTACGGCCTTTCATACATCCCCTTTGCCAG GGACGCCATCGTCAAatttttttcactctgtttctaG